The Herminiimonas arsenitoxidans genome window below encodes:
- a CDS encoding substrate-binding domain-containing protein — MSRRPLFRLAAVVLASAFIAPLSFAQQIIKLSTTTSTENSGLLPYLLPDFEAKTNSKVHVISVGTGKALELAKNGDVDVTLVHARGAEDKFVAEGHGVDRRDVMYNDFIIVGPTSDPAGVKGSKDVLAAMKKIVDSKAKFISRGDNSGTDVMEKAYWKEIGVKPEGSAYVSAGLGMGEVLTMAGELQAYTLSDRATYGAYKAKTGLVIAVQGDKKMFNPYGVIAVNPAKYKDINYKGAKQFIDYLTSTEGQKKIAAYKIDGEQVFFPSAK, encoded by the coding sequence ATGTCTCGTCGTCCACTATTCCGCCTTGCGGCAGTCGTTCTGGCTTCTGCATTTATCGCACCACTCAGCTTTGCACAGCAAATCATCAAACTGTCGACCACGACCAGTACCGAAAACTCGGGCCTGCTGCCGTATCTGCTGCCTGACTTCGAAGCGAAGACAAACTCCAAGGTACATGTGATCTCGGTTGGTACCGGCAAGGCCCTGGAACTGGCCAAGAACGGCGACGTTGATGTGACGCTGGTACATGCACGTGGCGCAGAAGATAAGTTCGTGGCTGAAGGCCATGGCGTTGATCGTCGCGATGTGATGTACAACGACTTCATCATCGTTGGTCCAACCAGCGATCCAGCCGGCGTTAAAGGTAGCAAGGATGTATTGGCCGCGATGAAGAAAATCGTCGATAGCAAAGCCAAGTTCATTTCACGCGGTGACAATTCCGGTACCGACGTCATGGAAAAAGCGTACTGGAAAGAAATCGGCGTTAAACCGGAAGGCAGCGCTTATGTGTCTGCAGGTTTGGGCATGGGAGAAGTATTGACGATGGCTGGCGAGTTGCAGGCATACACATTATCGGATCGTGCAACCTACGGCGCATACAAGGCCAAGACTGGTCTCGTGATTGCAGTACAGGGTGACAAGAAGATGTTCAATCCGTACGGCGTGATCGCAGTCAATCCAGCCAAGTACAAAGACATCAACTACAAAGGTGCGAAGCAGTTTATCGATTACCTGACTTCAACTGAAGGTCAGAAGAAAATCGCTGCTTACAAAATCGACGGCGAACAGGTTTTCTTCCCATCGGCCAAGTAA
- the fdhD gene encoding formate dehydrogenase accessory sulfurtransferase FdhD has protein sequence MNASTDDERSALVRVPVEKWDANQRIICEDDVAEEVPIALEYNGISHAVMLASPYDLEDFALGFSLSEGILKDRSELYECEVVPGCEGIQVQMRIATERFVTLKDKRRNMTGRTGCGLCGAETLEQAIRHPQATVGHAMFSAAQIYAGMKAMKSQQRLQKYTGATHAAAWLNLDGSVDLVREDVGRHNALDKLIGAMADEKRDFTTGAALITSRASYEMVQKSATMGIGFLAAISAPTNLAIQLAEETNVTLIGFVRDQSHVVYAQAHRLIRDAK, from the coding sequence ATGAATGCAAGCACTGACGACGAACGTAGTGCACTGGTCCGTGTCCCGGTAGAAAAATGGGATGCGAACCAGCGCATCATCTGCGAAGACGATGTCGCAGAAGAAGTGCCGATTGCGTTGGAATACAACGGCATTTCGCACGCCGTCATGCTTGCGTCACCATACGATCTGGAAGACTTTGCACTCGGCTTCTCGCTGAGTGAAGGCATCCTGAAAGACCGATCAGAATTGTACGAATGCGAAGTTGTACCTGGCTGCGAAGGCATACAGGTACAAATGCGTATTGCGACGGAACGCTTCGTTACACTGAAAGATAAACGACGCAACATGACCGGTCGTACCGGCTGTGGTTTGTGTGGTGCAGAAACACTGGAACAGGCGATACGCCATCCGCAAGCTACCGTTGGACATGCTATGTTTTCTGCAGCGCAGATTTATGCCGGCATGAAGGCAATGAAGTCGCAGCAGCGCTTGCAAAAATATACCGGTGCGACACACGCAGCAGCATGGCTGAATCTGGATGGCTCAGTAGACTTGGTTCGTGAAGATGTCGGCCGCCACAACGCACTGGATAAATTGATCGGTGCGATGGCTGATGAGAAGCGTGACTTCACAACAGGTGCCGCATTGATCACCAGCCGCGCCAGTTATGAAATGGTGCAGAAGTCAGCAACGATGGGCATAGGATTTTTAGCTGCCATCTCGGCGCCGACGAATTTGGCCATACAGTTGGCGGAAGAAACCAACGTGACATTGATCGGTTTTGTGCGTGACCAAAGCCACGTCGTTTATGCGCAAGCACACCGCCTGATACGCGATGCGAAATAA
- a CDS encoding formate dehydrogenase subunit delta: protein MSGSTLDNLIVMANQIGDFFETMRDRNKSLEEIAGHLKRSWDPRMRRALMEHVEQHNGEGLKTIVLDAVRTHKMLN, encoded by the coding sequence ATGAGCGGCAGCACTTTAGATAATCTGATCGTCATGGCGAACCAGATCGGCGATTTTTTTGAAACCATGCGTGATCGTAATAAGTCGCTGGAAGAAATCGCAGGTCATCTGAAAAGATCCTGGGACCCACGTATGCGTCGTGCATTGATGGAACACGTTGAACAACATAACGGCGAAGGTTTGAAAACCATCGTGCTGGATGCGGTACGTACGCACAAGATGCTGAACTAA